In a single window of the Penaeus chinensis breed Huanghai No. 1 chromosome 4, ASM1920278v2, whole genome shotgun sequence genome:
- the LOC125025122 gene encoding uncharacterized protein LOC125025122 isoform X2, with protein MAFVLLPCDLPTWPTIQRHLGSLKGATAPAQVTQVLHALHSLCNVAIDPDLNEPVPPDVFAGVEKFLDVEVEQDFFSKTLPSMLEAALRLKDLKPPQGLRYSLQQQHDEVTMERALVTSLLAHVFFCTLPRRSLISHPTLSDPCLAPTLSSLNRESQRVKLKALLHYFRKLSDTTPAGTLTFSRKVMSSKEFVTLKDWMKCEAALCPVEIQHEGRLEDTHPPASVGLLHLVGRGSACTHLLQVTVCAMLSYPEMLVSSVFVERLEDNEALQIVGTLKTATVSNLKTRPHVTFRNNTTPPDLIHALMDADDYRQSEVLQYEEINVLRELNKAVLAFTQPIPDAPTSSFSDIISVSRQLSECSGSPPRTYQTPISSGSSLDQNKEDTSLEGNKMKLREKDKGPPREKANQKRGTAVSKELERTKPLKIGKVKKKVEIVEDNQAVKTNTCDIPDSDIVRPSKHNVDHKLKSLLAKEKFRKEKEQVKNAPAEVKRSVAEQDVTGSPPSAGFVTAPTTLKRRHRRKKDVGSKGCDDVMPQDMTAQAERVTFAGVCCSKPLTEDLPNNWEESDEEEEETTRLLNRVMRAIQRLEQERPDLVEEVKQDAQQTLGSKPLPRTVGRPPIPDGRPRPLGERDRREKSQGSDAADRAKRRVGVSGDGRKLSIYVSCSEDNPAESLPDEDHYYSACESLEGAEAPRSRRPSKKRGKKERRKSSFAERLKEALEREPSLDSCQTQENIPNEEDDPLMTISRQESAGFVLDASPRRRLLRKTEKEEEKCGSDISEEDFDDQEEEEVQGKGHEGSDSSHYSFSSDYTSELEDVYEKLGEVLEEFEGGNLGPRTAAIARFAHGLLKRALSESYKDVTLGLDGSAVKDPESGTSGPLPIRSLSFSEPRPPAGKRVRPPTLNTLKNNLGKPIVTGNWGCGSLRGDHQLKAMIQWAAASKARAPKMVYYTYGDQNTVKLDIVCRLLGDRGWRVGDLVSTLLRYSESRLDSWRRSRETELTESADSSLPESLRYRGPSLDSLTLFDELIGADRPFTTMETEL; from the exons ATGGCCTTTGTACTCCTGCCCTGTGACCTGCCCACTTGGCCCACCATACAGCGTCACCTGGGGTCGCTGAAGGGGGCCACGGCGCCAGCTCAGGTCACGCAGGTCCTCCACGCGCTTCATTCTCTGTGCAA CGTCGCCATCGATCCGGACCTGAACGAACCTGTTCCTCCGGACGTCTTCGCGGGCGTCGAGAAGTTCCTTGACGTCGAGGTGGAGCAGGACTTCTTCAGCAAGACCCTTCCTAGCATGCTGGAAGCTGCCCTTCGCCTCAAGGACCTGAAGCCTCCGCAGGGACTCAGATATTCACTGCAGCAGCAAC acgaTGAAGTGACAATGGAACGCGCCTTAGTGACATCTCTCCTGGCGCATGTCTTTTTCTGCACCCTGCCGAGGCGCTCGCTCATCTCTCACCCAACGCTCTCTGATCCCTGTCTCGCCCCTACGCTCTCGTCACTCAACAG AGAGAGCCAGCGAGTGAAACTGAAGGCACTCCTGCACTACTTCAGGAAACTGAGTGACACAACACCTGCAGGCACTCTCACTTTCTCCAGGAAG GTTATGAGCAGCAAGGAATTCGTGACCCTGAAGGACTGGATGAAATGCGAGGCCGCCCTTTGCCCCGTGGAAATCCAGCACGAGGGACGCCTGGAGGACACCCACCCTCCTGCCTCTGTTGGCCTGCTTCACCTCGTCGGACGTGGCTCAGCCTGCACTCACCTCCTCCAAGTCACAG TATGTGCAATGCTAAGTTACCCGGAGATGTTAGTGTCGTCGGTCTTCGTGGAGAGGCTGGAGGATAACGAAGCCCTCCAGATTGTGGGTACCTTGAAGACCGCCACCGTCTCCAACCTGAAGACTCGCCCCCACGTCACCTTCAGGAAT AACACGACCCCACCTGACCTGATCCATGCACTTATGGATGCAGATGACTACCGCCAGTCAGAGGTCCTGCAGTACGAGGAGATTAATGTTCTCAGAGAGTTGAATAAGGCGGTTCTTGCCTTTACGCAGCCTATTCCCGACGCCCCTACGAGCTCCTTTTCAGACATCATTTCTGTGTCGAGACAACTTTCAGAGTGCAGTGGGTCTCCGCCGAGGAC CTACCAAACTCCAATATCTTCTGGGTCGTCGTTGGACCAGAATAAAGAAGACACGAGTTtggaaggaaataaaatgaaactacgagaaaaagataaaggtCCTCCTCGTGAAAAAGCAAACCAGAAACGAGGAACAGCAGTGTCTAAAGAACTCGAAAGAACAAAACCCTTGAAAATCGGGAAGGTgaaaaagaaagtggaaataGTCGAGGACAACCAGGCTGTGAAAACGAATACCTGTGATATCCCTGACAGTGATATAGTCAGGCCATCCAAGCATAACGTAGACCATAAACTGAAATCCCTCCTGGCCAAAGAGAAAttcagaaaggagaaagaacaggtGAAAAACGCCCCAGCAGAAGTCAAGAGGAGTGTGGCCGAGCAAGACGTTACGGGAAGCCCTCCTTCAGCTGGTTTCGTGACGGCTCCAACGACGCTAAAAAGACGTCACAGAAGAAAGAAGGATGTCGGTTCTAAAGGCTGTGACGACGTGATGCCTCAGGACATGACCGCCCAGGCAGAAAGGGTGACTTTTGCAGGGGTGTGTTGTAGCAAACCGCTCACCGAAGATCTGCCAAATAACTGGGAAGAatcagatgaagaggaagaagaaactacGAGATTACTGAACAGGGTGATGCGCGCCATTCAGCGGTTGGAGCAAGAACGGCCTGATTTAGTCGAGGAAGTGAAGCAGGATGCGCAACAGACCTTGGGTTCTAAGCCGCTTCCGAGGACAGTG GGCAGACCGCCGATACCGGACGGACGGCCTCGGCCCCTCGgcgaaagagacagaagggagaagagCCAAGGAAGCGACGCCGCAGATAGGGCTAAGCGGCGCGTGGGCGTTTCGGGCGACGGGAGAAAACTGTCTATTTACGTCTCTTGCTCCGAGGACAATCCGGCCGAGTCTCTCCCCGACGAGGACCATTACTACAGCGCCTGCGAGAGTCTGGAGGGAGCGGAGG CTCCGAGGTCAAGACGACCGTCCAAGaaacgagggaagaaagagagaagaaaatcgtCTTTTGCCGAGAGACTGAAGGAGGCTTTGGAGAGAGAGCCAAGTTTGGACTCGTGTCAGACTCAAGAAAATATTCCAAACGAGGAAGATGACCCGCTGATGAC AATATCAAGACAGGAATCTGCAGGATTTGTCCTCGACGCTAGCCCTCGCCGTCGACTCCTtcggaagacagagaaagaggaggaaaaatgcgGCTCTGACATCTCCGAGGAAGATTTCGATgatcaagaagaggaagaggttcaGGGCAAAGGACACGAGGGATCGGATTCTTCTCATTACTCCTTCAGTTCGGATTACACGTCCG AATTGGAGGATGTTTATGAAAAGCTAGGGGAAGTACTGGAGGAGTTTGAAGGGGGAAACCTTGGCCCTCGCACAGCAGCCATCGCGCGATTTGCTCATGGGCTGCTCAAG CGCGCCCTTAGTGAATCCTACAAAGACGTGACACTTGGGTTGGACGGGTCGGCTGTGAAGGACCCTGAGAGTGGTACAAGTGGTCCTTTACCTATACGATCCCTTAGCTTCTCCGAGCCTCGTCCTCCAGCGGGCAAGAGAGTTCGACCTCCGACGCTAAACACGCTGAAG AATAACCTCGGAAAACCTATTGTTACGGGGAACTGGGGTTGTGGCTCCCTTAGAGGCGATCACCAACTGAAAG CTATGATTCAGTGGGCGGCTGCTAGCAAGGCCCGGGCACCCAAGATGGTATATTACACATATGGTGACCAGAATACTGTAAag TTGGATATAGTCTGCCGGTTGTTAGGCGACAGAGGCTGGCGTGTTGGAGACCTGGTGTCCACGTTGCTCCGGTATAGTGAATCACGCCTCGATTCTTGGAGACGATCCAGGGAGACAGAACTTACGGAATCTGCTGATTCTTCACTGCCAGAATCCCTTAG ATACAGAGGACCATCGTTggattccctcaccctctttgaTGAATTAATAGGAGCAGACCGTCCATTCACCACGATGGAGACGGAACTATGA
- the LOC125025122 gene encoding uncharacterized protein LOC125025122 isoform X3: MAFVLLPCDLPTWPTIQRHLGSLKGATAPAQVTQVLHALHSLCNVAIDPDLNEPVPPDVFAGVEKFLDVEVEQDFFSKTLPSMLEAALRLKDLKPPQGLRYSLQQQHDEVTMERALVTSLLAHVFFCTLPRRSLISHPTLSDPCLAPTLSSLNRESQRVKLKALLHYFRKLSDTTPAGTLTFSRKVMSSKEFVTLKDWMKCEAALCPVEIQHEGRLEDTHPPASVGLLHLVGRGSACTHLLQVTVCAMLSYPEMLVSSVFVERLEDNEALQIVGTLKTATVSNLKTRPHVTFRNNTTPPDLIHALMDADDYRQSEVLQYEEINVLRELNKAVLAFTQPIPDAPTSSFSDIISVSRQLSECSGSPPRTYQTPISSGSSLDQNKEDTSLEGNKMKLREKDKGPPREKANQKRGTAVSKELERTKPLKIGKVKKKVEIVEDNQAVKTNTCDIPDSDIVRPSKHNVDHKLKSLLAKEKFRKEKEQVKNAPAEVKRSVAEQDVTGSPPSAGFVTAPTTLKRRHRRKKDVGSKGCDDVMPQDMTAQAERVTFAGVCCSKPLTEDLPNNWEESDEEEEETTRLLNRVMRAIQRLEQERPDLVEEVKQDAQQTLGSKPLPRTVGRPPIPDGRPRPLGERDRREKSQGSDAADRAKRRVGVSGDGRKLSIYVSCSEDNPAESLPDEDHYYSACESLEGAEAAPRSRRPSKKRGKKERRKSSFAERLKEALEREPSLDSCQTQENIPNEEDDPLMTISRQESAGFVLDASPRRRLLRKTEKEEEKCGSDISEEDFDDQEEEEVQGKGHEGSDSSHYSFSSDYTSELEDVYEKLGEVLEEFEGGNLGPRTAAIARFAHGLLKRALSESYKDVTLGLDGSAVKDPESGTSGPLPIRSLSFSEPRPPAGKRVRPPTLNTLKNNLGKPIVTGNWGCGSLRGDHQLKAMIQWAAASKARAPKMVYYTYGDQNTVKLDIVCRLLGDRGWRVGDLVSTLLRYSESRLDSWRRSRETELTESADSSLPESLRGPSLDSLTLFDELIGADRPFTTMETEL, translated from the exons ATGGCCTTTGTACTCCTGCCCTGTGACCTGCCCACTTGGCCCACCATACAGCGTCACCTGGGGTCGCTGAAGGGGGCCACGGCGCCAGCTCAGGTCACGCAGGTCCTCCACGCGCTTCATTCTCTGTGCAA CGTCGCCATCGATCCGGACCTGAACGAACCTGTTCCTCCGGACGTCTTCGCGGGCGTCGAGAAGTTCCTTGACGTCGAGGTGGAGCAGGACTTCTTCAGCAAGACCCTTCCTAGCATGCTGGAAGCTGCCCTTCGCCTCAAGGACCTGAAGCCTCCGCAGGGACTCAGATATTCACTGCAGCAGCAAC acgaTGAAGTGACAATGGAACGCGCCTTAGTGACATCTCTCCTGGCGCATGTCTTTTTCTGCACCCTGCCGAGGCGCTCGCTCATCTCTCACCCAACGCTCTCTGATCCCTGTCTCGCCCCTACGCTCTCGTCACTCAACAG AGAGAGCCAGCGAGTGAAACTGAAGGCACTCCTGCACTACTTCAGGAAACTGAGTGACACAACACCTGCAGGCACTCTCACTTTCTCCAGGAAG GTTATGAGCAGCAAGGAATTCGTGACCCTGAAGGACTGGATGAAATGCGAGGCCGCCCTTTGCCCCGTGGAAATCCAGCACGAGGGACGCCTGGAGGACACCCACCCTCCTGCCTCTGTTGGCCTGCTTCACCTCGTCGGACGTGGCTCAGCCTGCACTCACCTCCTCCAAGTCACAG TATGTGCAATGCTAAGTTACCCGGAGATGTTAGTGTCGTCGGTCTTCGTGGAGAGGCTGGAGGATAACGAAGCCCTCCAGATTGTGGGTACCTTGAAGACCGCCACCGTCTCCAACCTGAAGACTCGCCCCCACGTCACCTTCAGGAAT AACACGACCCCACCTGACCTGATCCATGCACTTATGGATGCAGATGACTACCGCCAGTCAGAGGTCCTGCAGTACGAGGAGATTAATGTTCTCAGAGAGTTGAATAAGGCGGTTCTTGCCTTTACGCAGCCTATTCCCGACGCCCCTACGAGCTCCTTTTCAGACATCATTTCTGTGTCGAGACAACTTTCAGAGTGCAGTGGGTCTCCGCCGAGGAC CTACCAAACTCCAATATCTTCTGGGTCGTCGTTGGACCAGAATAAAGAAGACACGAGTTtggaaggaaataaaatgaaactacgagaaaaagataaaggtCCTCCTCGTGAAAAAGCAAACCAGAAACGAGGAACAGCAGTGTCTAAAGAACTCGAAAGAACAAAACCCTTGAAAATCGGGAAGGTgaaaaagaaagtggaaataGTCGAGGACAACCAGGCTGTGAAAACGAATACCTGTGATATCCCTGACAGTGATATAGTCAGGCCATCCAAGCATAACGTAGACCATAAACTGAAATCCCTCCTGGCCAAAGAGAAAttcagaaaggagaaagaacaggtGAAAAACGCCCCAGCAGAAGTCAAGAGGAGTGTGGCCGAGCAAGACGTTACGGGAAGCCCTCCTTCAGCTGGTTTCGTGACGGCTCCAACGACGCTAAAAAGACGTCACAGAAGAAAGAAGGATGTCGGTTCTAAAGGCTGTGACGACGTGATGCCTCAGGACATGACCGCCCAGGCAGAAAGGGTGACTTTTGCAGGGGTGTGTTGTAGCAAACCGCTCACCGAAGATCTGCCAAATAACTGGGAAGAatcagatgaagaggaagaagaaactacGAGATTACTGAACAGGGTGATGCGCGCCATTCAGCGGTTGGAGCAAGAACGGCCTGATTTAGTCGAGGAAGTGAAGCAGGATGCGCAACAGACCTTGGGTTCTAAGCCGCTTCCGAGGACAGTG GGCAGACCGCCGATACCGGACGGACGGCCTCGGCCCCTCGgcgaaagagacagaagggagaagagCCAAGGAAGCGACGCCGCAGATAGGGCTAAGCGGCGCGTGGGCGTTTCGGGCGACGGGAGAAAACTGTCTATTTACGTCTCTTGCTCCGAGGACAATCCGGCCGAGTCTCTCCCCGACGAGGACCATTACTACAGCGCCTGCGAGAGTCTGGAGGGAGCGGAGG CAGCTCCGAGGTCAAGACGACCGTCCAAGaaacgagggaagaaagagagaagaaaatcgtCTTTTGCCGAGAGACTGAAGGAGGCTTTGGAGAGAGAGCCAAGTTTGGACTCGTGTCAGACTCAAGAAAATATTCCAAACGAGGAAGATGACCCGCTGATGAC AATATCAAGACAGGAATCTGCAGGATTTGTCCTCGACGCTAGCCCTCGCCGTCGACTCCTtcggaagacagagaaagaggaggaaaaatgcgGCTCTGACATCTCCGAGGAAGATTTCGATgatcaagaagaggaagaggttcaGGGCAAAGGACACGAGGGATCGGATTCTTCTCATTACTCCTTCAGTTCGGATTACACGTCCG AATTGGAGGATGTTTATGAAAAGCTAGGGGAAGTACTGGAGGAGTTTGAAGGGGGAAACCTTGGCCCTCGCACAGCAGCCATCGCGCGATTTGCTCATGGGCTGCTCAAG CGCGCCCTTAGTGAATCCTACAAAGACGTGACACTTGGGTTGGACGGGTCGGCTGTGAAGGACCCTGAGAGTGGTACAAGTGGTCCTTTACCTATACGATCCCTTAGCTTCTCCGAGCCTCGTCCTCCAGCGGGCAAGAGAGTTCGACCTCCGACGCTAAACACGCTGAAG AATAACCTCGGAAAACCTATTGTTACGGGGAACTGGGGTTGTGGCTCCCTTAGAGGCGATCACCAACTGAAAG CTATGATTCAGTGGGCGGCTGCTAGCAAGGCCCGGGCACCCAAGATGGTATATTACACATATGGTGACCAGAATACTGTAAag TTGGATATAGTCTGCCGGTTGTTAGGCGACAGAGGCTGGCGTGTTGGAGACCTGGTGTCCACGTTGCTCCGGTATAGTGAATCACGCCTCGATTCTTGGAGACGATCCAGGGAGACAGAACTTACGGAATCTGCTGATTCTTCACTGCCAGAATCCCTTAG AGGACCATCGTTggattccctcaccctctttgaTGAATTAATAGGAGCAGACCGTCCATTCACCACGATGGAGACGGAACTATGA
- the LOC125025122 gene encoding uncharacterized protein LOC125025122 isoform X1, with protein MAFVLLPCDLPTWPTIQRHLGSLKGATAPAQVTQVLHALHSLCNVAIDPDLNEPVPPDVFAGVEKFLDVEVEQDFFSKTLPSMLEAALRLKDLKPPQGLRYSLQQQHDEVTMERALVTSLLAHVFFCTLPRRSLISHPTLSDPCLAPTLSSLNRESQRVKLKALLHYFRKLSDTTPAGTLTFSRKVMSSKEFVTLKDWMKCEAALCPVEIQHEGRLEDTHPPASVGLLHLVGRGSACTHLLQVTVCAMLSYPEMLVSSVFVERLEDNEALQIVGTLKTATVSNLKTRPHVTFRNNTTPPDLIHALMDADDYRQSEVLQYEEINVLRELNKAVLAFTQPIPDAPTSSFSDIISVSRQLSECSGSPPRTYQTPISSGSSLDQNKEDTSLEGNKMKLREKDKGPPREKANQKRGTAVSKELERTKPLKIGKVKKKVEIVEDNQAVKTNTCDIPDSDIVRPSKHNVDHKLKSLLAKEKFRKEKEQVKNAPAEVKRSVAEQDVTGSPPSAGFVTAPTTLKRRHRRKKDVGSKGCDDVMPQDMTAQAERVTFAGVCCSKPLTEDLPNNWEESDEEEEETTRLLNRVMRAIQRLEQERPDLVEEVKQDAQQTLGSKPLPRTVGRPPIPDGRPRPLGERDRREKSQGSDAADRAKRRVGVSGDGRKLSIYVSCSEDNPAESLPDEDHYYSACESLEGAEAAPRSRRPSKKRGKKERRKSSFAERLKEALEREPSLDSCQTQENIPNEEDDPLMTISRQESAGFVLDASPRRRLLRKTEKEEEKCGSDISEEDFDDQEEEEVQGKGHEGSDSSHYSFSSDYTSELEDVYEKLGEVLEEFEGGNLGPRTAAIARFAHGLLKRALSESYKDVTLGLDGSAVKDPESGTSGPLPIRSLSFSEPRPPAGKRVRPPTLNTLKNNLGKPIVTGNWGCGSLRGDHQLKAMIQWAAASKARAPKMVYYTYGDQNTVKLDIVCRLLGDRGWRVGDLVSTLLRYSESRLDSWRRSRETELTESADSSLPESLRYRGPSLDSLTLFDELIGADRPFTTMETEL; from the exons ATGGCCTTTGTACTCCTGCCCTGTGACCTGCCCACTTGGCCCACCATACAGCGTCACCTGGGGTCGCTGAAGGGGGCCACGGCGCCAGCTCAGGTCACGCAGGTCCTCCACGCGCTTCATTCTCTGTGCAA CGTCGCCATCGATCCGGACCTGAACGAACCTGTTCCTCCGGACGTCTTCGCGGGCGTCGAGAAGTTCCTTGACGTCGAGGTGGAGCAGGACTTCTTCAGCAAGACCCTTCCTAGCATGCTGGAAGCTGCCCTTCGCCTCAAGGACCTGAAGCCTCCGCAGGGACTCAGATATTCACTGCAGCAGCAAC acgaTGAAGTGACAATGGAACGCGCCTTAGTGACATCTCTCCTGGCGCATGTCTTTTTCTGCACCCTGCCGAGGCGCTCGCTCATCTCTCACCCAACGCTCTCTGATCCCTGTCTCGCCCCTACGCTCTCGTCACTCAACAG AGAGAGCCAGCGAGTGAAACTGAAGGCACTCCTGCACTACTTCAGGAAACTGAGTGACACAACACCTGCAGGCACTCTCACTTTCTCCAGGAAG GTTATGAGCAGCAAGGAATTCGTGACCCTGAAGGACTGGATGAAATGCGAGGCCGCCCTTTGCCCCGTGGAAATCCAGCACGAGGGACGCCTGGAGGACACCCACCCTCCTGCCTCTGTTGGCCTGCTTCACCTCGTCGGACGTGGCTCAGCCTGCACTCACCTCCTCCAAGTCACAG TATGTGCAATGCTAAGTTACCCGGAGATGTTAGTGTCGTCGGTCTTCGTGGAGAGGCTGGAGGATAACGAAGCCCTCCAGATTGTGGGTACCTTGAAGACCGCCACCGTCTCCAACCTGAAGACTCGCCCCCACGTCACCTTCAGGAAT AACACGACCCCACCTGACCTGATCCATGCACTTATGGATGCAGATGACTACCGCCAGTCAGAGGTCCTGCAGTACGAGGAGATTAATGTTCTCAGAGAGTTGAATAAGGCGGTTCTTGCCTTTACGCAGCCTATTCCCGACGCCCCTACGAGCTCCTTTTCAGACATCATTTCTGTGTCGAGACAACTTTCAGAGTGCAGTGGGTCTCCGCCGAGGAC CTACCAAACTCCAATATCTTCTGGGTCGTCGTTGGACCAGAATAAAGAAGACACGAGTTtggaaggaaataaaatgaaactacgagaaaaagataaaggtCCTCCTCGTGAAAAAGCAAACCAGAAACGAGGAACAGCAGTGTCTAAAGAACTCGAAAGAACAAAACCCTTGAAAATCGGGAAGGTgaaaaagaaagtggaaataGTCGAGGACAACCAGGCTGTGAAAACGAATACCTGTGATATCCCTGACAGTGATATAGTCAGGCCATCCAAGCATAACGTAGACCATAAACTGAAATCCCTCCTGGCCAAAGAGAAAttcagaaaggagaaagaacaggtGAAAAACGCCCCAGCAGAAGTCAAGAGGAGTGTGGCCGAGCAAGACGTTACGGGAAGCCCTCCTTCAGCTGGTTTCGTGACGGCTCCAACGACGCTAAAAAGACGTCACAGAAGAAAGAAGGATGTCGGTTCTAAAGGCTGTGACGACGTGATGCCTCAGGACATGACCGCCCAGGCAGAAAGGGTGACTTTTGCAGGGGTGTGTTGTAGCAAACCGCTCACCGAAGATCTGCCAAATAACTGGGAAGAatcagatgaagaggaagaagaaactacGAGATTACTGAACAGGGTGATGCGCGCCATTCAGCGGTTGGAGCAAGAACGGCCTGATTTAGTCGAGGAAGTGAAGCAGGATGCGCAACAGACCTTGGGTTCTAAGCCGCTTCCGAGGACAGTG GGCAGACCGCCGATACCGGACGGACGGCCTCGGCCCCTCGgcgaaagagacagaagggagaagagCCAAGGAAGCGACGCCGCAGATAGGGCTAAGCGGCGCGTGGGCGTTTCGGGCGACGGGAGAAAACTGTCTATTTACGTCTCTTGCTCCGAGGACAATCCGGCCGAGTCTCTCCCCGACGAGGACCATTACTACAGCGCCTGCGAGAGTCTGGAGGGAGCGGAGG CAGCTCCGAGGTCAAGACGACCGTCCAAGaaacgagggaagaaagagagaagaaaatcgtCTTTTGCCGAGAGACTGAAGGAGGCTTTGGAGAGAGAGCCAAGTTTGGACTCGTGTCAGACTCAAGAAAATATTCCAAACGAGGAAGATGACCCGCTGATGAC AATATCAAGACAGGAATCTGCAGGATTTGTCCTCGACGCTAGCCCTCGCCGTCGACTCCTtcggaagacagagaaagaggaggaaaaatgcgGCTCTGACATCTCCGAGGAAGATTTCGATgatcaagaagaggaagaggttcaGGGCAAAGGACACGAGGGATCGGATTCTTCTCATTACTCCTTCAGTTCGGATTACACGTCCG AATTGGAGGATGTTTATGAAAAGCTAGGGGAAGTACTGGAGGAGTTTGAAGGGGGAAACCTTGGCCCTCGCACAGCAGCCATCGCGCGATTTGCTCATGGGCTGCTCAAG CGCGCCCTTAGTGAATCCTACAAAGACGTGACACTTGGGTTGGACGGGTCGGCTGTGAAGGACCCTGAGAGTGGTACAAGTGGTCCTTTACCTATACGATCCCTTAGCTTCTCCGAGCCTCGTCCTCCAGCGGGCAAGAGAGTTCGACCTCCGACGCTAAACACGCTGAAG AATAACCTCGGAAAACCTATTGTTACGGGGAACTGGGGTTGTGGCTCCCTTAGAGGCGATCACCAACTGAAAG CTATGATTCAGTGGGCGGCTGCTAGCAAGGCCCGGGCACCCAAGATGGTATATTACACATATGGTGACCAGAATACTGTAAag TTGGATATAGTCTGCCGGTTGTTAGGCGACAGAGGCTGGCGTGTTGGAGACCTGGTGTCCACGTTGCTCCGGTATAGTGAATCACGCCTCGATTCTTGGAGACGATCCAGGGAGACAGAACTTACGGAATCTGCTGATTCTTCACTGCCAGAATCCCTTAG ATACAGAGGACCATCGTTggattccctcaccctctttgaTGAATTAATAGGAGCAGACCGTCCATTCACCACGATGGAGACGGAACTATGA
- the LOC125024970 gene encoding microfibril-associated glycoprotein 4-like, translated as MIAMTRIVVMLWAVAAVVSAAANEPLSRSATFPSATTETKQVDQQLNAILSTLTENHNQVQSSIRDIVRMVRRTHREIADLREDTDLILGQMYKPSCQDIAEGQPDHIAGKSQFATEGVYTIRPPKFKPKKVRCELGRGAIGWTVVLARNDGREPFNRTFQEYKDGFGDPAQDHWIGLDMLHKLTTWEPHQLRAVMEDFDGSKTWVQYNVFRVDGPEEDYMLTAEEFEADSAAGDGLSIHNGMKFSTYDHDDDTNRDGNCAKLFGGGGGWWYNNCYHVLPTGTYRHSGGSEYGGVAWYPWRNVKHSLKSLTLLIRPRY; from the exons ATGATCGCCATGACTCGAATTGTGGTGATGCTGTGGGCTGTGGCGGCTGTTGTGAGCGCTGCCGCCAACGAGCCCCTTAGCCGCAGTGCAACATTCCCCTCTGCCACCACTGAAACAAAGCAG GTTGACCAGCAGCTGAACGCCATCCTCAGTACCCTCACGGAGAACCACAACCAGGTACAATCCTCCATCCGTGACATCGTGCGCATGGTCAGACGAACCCACCGGGAAATCGCCGACCTGCGGGAGGACACTGACCTCATCTTGGGTCAGATGTACAAGCCCTCGTGCCAAGACATCGCCGAGGGCCAGCCGGATCACATCGCGGGGAAGAGCCAGTTCGCAACAGAGGGCGTGTACACTATTCGGCCGCCGAAGTTCAAGCCTAAGAAG GTCCGCTGCGAACTCGGCCGGGGAGCCATCGGGTGGACGGTCGTGCTGGCGAGAAACGACGGACGTGAGCCGTTTAACCGCACTTTCCAGGAGTACAAGGATGGCTTCGGAGATCCTGCGCAGGACCACTGGATCG GCCTGGACATGCTGCACAAGCTGACCACATGGGAGCCTCACCAACTTCGAGCAGTCATGGAAGACTTCGACGGTTCTAAGACTTGGGTTCAGTACAATGTGTTCAG AGTGGACGGCCCTGAGGAGGATTACATGCTGACGGCGGAGGAGTTCGAGGCTGACAGCGCCGCGGGAGATGGCCTCAGCATCCACAACGGCATGAAGTTCTCCACCTACGACCACGATGATGACACCAACAGGG ACGGAAACTGCGCCAAGCTCTTTGGTGGAGGAGGCGGATGGTGGTACAATAACTGCTACCACGTCCTTCCTACCGGCACGTACCGACACTCCGGCGGCAGCGAGTACGGGGGCGTGGCCTGGTACCCCTGGAGGAACGTCAAACACTCCCTCAAGAGCCTCACGCTGCTCATCAGGCCGAGATATTAG